One genomic segment of Helianthus annuus cultivar XRQ/B chromosome 14, HanXRQr2.0-SUNRISE, whole genome shotgun sequence includes these proteins:
- the LOC110907564 gene encoding zinc finger MYM-type protein 1-like produces MTIIGRYVKFSSNSVIVEESFLGFLNANDTTGKGLFDVTYAELQNLGLEIDDMRGQGYDNGANMKESHQGVQTRFLKENPRAFYTPSGSHSLNLTLCDMAYSCVKEKNFFGYVQRIYTIFANFINRWQILKDNVKNWSLKSLSQTRWESRFESVKAMQLEDVRETLLEVGEIDSDAAIAEEALALAENQLSGFDFLHYKETGFPKAIEEATEIASEMEIDPIFKEKRKIKRKKRKDETSSSEEVAFTIEENFRVNFFLYIVDQAIASLEKRFEQFKWYEGLFGFLFPRTLRIMKDEDLKLSCHRLENALKFKEKSDIDGEALYTELNLFRDSLTNKFSSPVDVLEYMKEDGYSPEACIAYRILLTIPVTVASAERSFSKLKLLKSYLRPSMSQERLSGLAMIAIENEVLDDINCEELIHQFAIKNARRASRIIG; encoded by the exons ATGACTATAATAGGGAGGTATGTAAAGTTCTCATCTAATTCTGTTATTGTTGAGGAGTCATTTTTGGGGTTTTTGAATGCGAATGATACCACTGGGAAGGGACTATTTGATGTAACTTATGCGGAGTTACAAAATCTTGGTCTTGAAATTGATGACATGCGTGGCCAAGGATATGACAATGGGGCAAATATGAAAGAGTCACATCAAGGAGTCCAAACgagatttttaaaagaaaatccaAGAGCATTTTACACTCCTTCTGGTAGCCATTCACTTAACCTTACATTATGTGATATGGCTTATAGTTGTGTTAAAGAAAAGAATTTTTTTGGATACGTCCAACGGATTTATACTATTTTTGCAAATTTTATCAATCGTTGGCAAATTTTGAAAGATAATGTGAAAAACTGGAGTCTAAAGTCATTGTCTCAAACTCGTTGGGAAAGTCGTTTTGAGAGTGTTAAGGCAATGCAACTTGAAGATGTGCGGGAAACTTTGCTTGAAGTTGGAGAGATAGATAGTGATGCTGCAATTGCAGAGGAAGCATTAGCTTTAGCAGAAAATCAACTTAGTGGATTTGATTTTTTG CATTATAAAGAAACAGGTTTTCCTAAAGCGATTGAAGAAGCTACGGAGATTGCTAGTGAAATGGAAATTGATCCCATATTTAAAGAAAAACGTAAGattaaaaggaaaaaaagaaaagaTGAGACTTCTAGTAGCGAAGAAGTTGCATTTACAATAGAAGAGAATTTCAGAGTAAACTTTTTCTTATATATTGTGGATCAAGCTATTGCTTCTTTAGAGAAAAGATTTGAACAATTTAAATGGTACGAGGGTTTATTTGGTTTTTTGTTTCCACGTACGTTGAGGATTATGAAAGATGAAGATCTTAAGTTGTCTTGTCATCGTCTTGAAAATGCTCTCAAGTTTAAAGAAAAATCGGATATTGATGGCGAGGCACTTTATACAGAGCTTAATTTATTTCGTGACTCACTAACCAATAAATTTAGCAGTCCTGTAGATGTTTTGGAGTATATGAAAGAAGACGGTTATTCCCCAGAAGCATGCATTGCATATAGAATATTGTTGACTATTCCAGTCACCGTGGCATCTGCAGAAAGAAGTTTTTCGAAGTTGAAGTTATTGAAATCTTACCTACGACCTTCAATGTCCCAAGAAAGACTTAGTGGGTTGGCGATGATTGCTATCGAGAACGAAGTCTTAGATGATATAAATTGTGAAGAGTTGATTCACCAATTTGCTATCAAGAATGCAAGGAGAGCTTCACGAATCATTGGTTAG
- the LOC110904244 gene encoding UDP-sugar pyrophosphorylase: protein MASAAVNSAIEKLANIQLNELSTSSSPNLQKNLSILSPQQIELGKMLLELGQGHLFEHWPDPGLDDDDKKALLDQVSVLNSSYPGGLSSYIKTAKELLADSKAGKNPFDGFTPSVPSGEILTFGDDNFIQYEEMGVKQAQNAAFVLVAGGLGERLGYNGIKVALPMETTTGTCFLQHYIESILSLSEASFKQAPGECRKDAPLVLMTSDDTHERTLQLLEAHSYFGMKPTQVKLLKQEKVACLADNDARLALDPNNKYRIQTKPHGHGDVHALLYSSGLLKEWKDTGLRWVVFFQDTNGLLFKAIPAALGVSATKEYHVNSLAVPRKAKEAIGGITKLTHTDGREMVINVEYNQLDPLLRATGHPDGDVNCETGYSPYPGNINQLILELGPYIDELSKTGGAIKEFVNPKYKDSTKTEFKSSTRLECMMQDYPKTLSPSARVGFTVTDTWLAYAPVKNNPEDAAKVPKGNPYHSATSGEMAIYRANSMILKEAGVTVDDPVTQVFNGQEVEVWSRIVWKPKWAVTFSDVKSKVSGNNSVSQKSTLVIKGRDIYIEDLELDGALIVDSVDDAEVKVGGSVCNKGWSVESIDKDSTELPEEVRIRGFKIIKTDQVQQFYDEPGKFTLKP, encoded by the exons ATGGCTTCTGCAGCAGTCAATTCCGCCATCGAGAAACTCGCCAACATTCAACTCAATGAACTCTCCACTTCTTCATCCCCTAATTTACAGAAAAACCTCTCAATTTTATCTCCTCAACAG ATAGAGCTTGGAAAGATGTTGCTGGAATTAGGGCAGGGTCATCTGTTTGAGCATTGGCCTGATCCAGGTCTCGATGATGATGATAAAAAAGCTTTGCTTGATCAG GTATCAGTTCTTAACTCAAGTTATCCTGGAGGTTTGTCATCATACATCAAGACTGCTAAAGAACTGTTAGCAGATTCAAAGGCCGGAAAGAATCCATTTGATGGATTCACACCTTCC GTGCCATCAGGGGAAATATTAACTTTTGGTGATGATAACTTTATACAATATGAAGAGATGGGCGTGAAGCAGGCGCAGAATGCTGCGTTTGTTCTTGTTGCGGGTGGGCTTGGGGAACGGCTCGGATACAATGGAATAAAGGTTGCCCTTCCCATGGAAACAACTACTGGAACTTGTTTCTTACAGCACTACATTGAGTCCATATTATCGTTATCGGAAGCTAGCTTCAAGCAGGCTCCAG GTGAATGTAGAAAAGATGCACCTTTAGTGCTAATGACATCCGATGATACACATGAGCGTACATTACAACTTCTAGAAGCACACAGTTATTTTGGAATGAAGCCTACGCAAGTAAAACTTTTGAAACAG GAAAAAGTGGCTTGCTTGGCTGATAATGATGCAAGGCTTGCTTTAGACCCAAACAATAAATACCGAATACAG aCTAAACCTCATGGCCATGGTGATGTTCATGCTCTTCTTTATTCAAGTGGCCTTCTGAAAGAATG GAAAGATACTGGTTTGAGATGGGTGGTGTTTTTTCAAGATACAAATGGACTTCTTTTCAAG GCCATTCCCGCAGCACTAGGAGTTAGTGCCACTAAAGAATACCATGTTAATTCTCTTGCTGTTCCTAGAAAGGCCAAAGAAGCTATCGGAGGCATTACTAAGCTTACTCATACAGACG GTAGGGAAATGGTGATTAATGTAGAATACAATCAACTTGATCCACTTCTTAGAGCAACGGGTCATCCTGACGGCGATGTCAATTGTGAAACTGGATATTCTCCATACCCAGGAAACATAAACCAA TTGATTCTTGAACTTGGCCCTTACATTGATGAGCTCTCAAAAACTGGTGGTGCTATTAAGGAGTTTGTTAACCCCAA ATACAAGGACTCGACAAAAACCGAATTCAAATCCTCGACTAGATTAGAATGTATGATGCAGGATTATCCTAAAACTTTGTCTCCGTCAGCTAGGGTTGGATTCACA GTGACAGACACATGGCTTGCTTACGCACCGGTAAAAAACAACCCCGAGGATGCTGCAAAAGTACCTAAAGGAAATCCATATCATAGTGCCACTTCTGGAGAAATGGCAATTTATCGAGCAAACAGCATGATTCTTAAAGAG GCAGGTGTTACGGTAGATGATCCAGTTACACAAGTTTTCAACGGTCAAGAGGTAGAAGTGTGGTCCCGTATTGTGTGGAAACCAAAATGGGCAGTTACTTTTAGTGATGTTAAAAGCAAAGTGAGTGGAAACAACTCGGTTTCTCAAAAATCTACATTGGTAATCAAGGGTCGTGACATATATATTGAGGATCTCGAACTGGATGGAGCTCTTATCGTTGATTCAGTTGATGACGCAGAG GTGAAAGTGGGAGGTTCTGTGTGTAACAAAGGCTGGTCTGTTGAAAGCATCGATAAAGATTCTACAGAATTGCCTGAAGAAGTGAGGATCCGAGGGTTTAAAATAATCAAGACTGATCAGGTACAACAATTTTATGATGAACCTGGGAAATTCACCTTGAAGCCTTGA
- the LOC110907562 gene encoding uncharacterized protein LOC110907562, which yields MQSNSWWSSSSEEGEMFYANVVLRAAKIIMEEEEEEVSSEIQTRQQWINRDCQGAHEKLVNDYFSDASLYNAETFRRRFRMSRRLFTRIADDLAGQDPFFTQRYDARGVQGFTTLQKCTAAVRQLAYGTAADALDEYLQMSERTTRECMYRFCENVVKLYSKKYLRKPNAYDVKQLYQAHEARHGFPGMLGSIDCMHWAWHNCPNACDVVNGTGPDTSFSVCGVGFRRGYYIADGIYPFYSKIVKTIPYTEDEKRKKIRQAARKDIERCFGVLQRKWQIIEQPARAFTAKRLRLCMYGYILLHNMIIEDEGRTICEYNENASIGNTVPVDPAQHDLNSFSLTNDFTHTNLQSDLVEHIWNNVNGGDGDEDDNE from the exons ATGCAATCTAATTCTTGGTGGTCCTCGTCTTCGGAGGAAGGGGAGATGTTTTACGCAAACGTTGTGCTAAGGGCGGCGAAGATTATTAtggaggaggaagaggaagaggtcTCGTCTGAAATACAAACCAGACAACAATGGATTAACAGAGACTGCCAAG GAGCGCACGAGAAATTGGTGAACGATTATTTTTCGGATGCATCCCTTTACAATGCCGAGACTTTCAGACGCAGGTTCCGAATGAGTCGTCGGTTATTCACACGGATTGCTGATGATTTGGCGGGGCAAGACCCGTTTTTCACGCAACGATACGATGCTCGTGGCGTACAAGGGTTCACCACGTTACAAAAGTGTACTGCGGCCGTTCGCCAACTGGCGTACGGGACAGCGGCCGACGCTTTGGATGAGTACTTACAGATGTCGGAAAGAACTACCCGGGAATGTATGTATCGGTTTTGCGAAAATGTGGTGAAACTGTATAGCAAAAAATATTTGCGGAAACCAAACGCGTATGATGTTAAACAGTTGTACCAAGCTCATGAAGCACGGCATGGGTTTCCGGGAATGCTCGGTAGCATTGATTGTATGCATTGGGCGTGGCATAACTGCCCGAATGCGTG CGACGTCGTAAATGGAACCGGTCCGGACACTAGTTTTTCAGTTTGTGGGGTTGGATTTAGGCGCGGTTATTATATTGCTGACGGAATATATCCGTTTTACTCTAAAATTGTCAAGACTATTCCATACACGGAGgacgaaaaaagaaaaaaaattcgcCAAGCGGCAAGAAAAGACATCGAACGTTGTTTTGGTGTTCTACAAAGAAAATGGCAAATCATTGAACAACCGGCACGTGCATTCACAGCGAAGAGGTTGCGCCTTTGTATGTACGGTTATATTTTGCTCCATAACATGATTATTGAAGACGAAGGTCGGACGATTTGTGAGTATAATGAGAATGCATCTATCGGGAATACTGTCCCGGTAGATCCGGCGCAACATGATTTAAACTCGTTCTCGCTAACCAACGATTTCACGCATACAAACCTTCAATCCGATTTGGTAGAACATATATGGAACAACGTAAACGGCGGGGACGGTGACGAAGACGATAACGAGTAG